A region from the Felis catus isolate Fca126 chromosome F1, F.catus_Fca126_mat1.0, whole genome shotgun sequence genome encodes:
- the CHRNB2 gene encoding neuronal acetylcholine receptor subunit beta-2, translated as MALRSGPAALLLGCGLLGLRAGVWGTDTEERLVEHLLDPSRYNKLIRPATNGSELVTVQLMVSLAQLISVHEREQIMTTNVWLTQEWEDYRLTWKPEEFDNMKKVRLPSKHIWLPDVVLYNNADGMYEVSFYSNAVVSYDGSIFWLPPAIYKSACKIEVKHFPFDQQNCTMKFRSWTYDRTEIDLVLKSDVASLDDFTPSGEWDIVALPGRRNENPDDSTYVDITYDFIIRRKPLFYTINLIIPCVLITSLAILVFYLPSDCGEKMTLCISVLLALTVFLLLISKIVPPTSLDVPLVGKYLMFTMVLVTFSIVTSVCVLNVHHRSPTTHTMAPWVKVVFLEKLPALLFMQQPRHRCARQRLRLRRRQREREAGALLFREAPGEPAGPAQGCGLRAAVDGVRFIADHVRSEDDDQSVSEDWKYVAMVIDRLFLWIFVFVCVSGTIGMFLQPLFQNFSAAAFLHADRSAPSSK; from the exons ATGGCCCTGCGCTCCGGCCCCGCCGCGCTGCTGCTCGGCTGCGGCCTCCTCGGGCTGCGCGCAG GCGTCTGGGGTACTGACACGGAGGAGCGGCTAGTGGAGCACCTCCTAGATCCTTCCCGGTACAACAAGCTCATTCGCCCAGCCACCAATGGCTCTGAGCTGGTGACCGTTCAGCTCATGGTGTCGCTGGCCCAGCTCATTAGTGTG CATGAGCGGGAACAGATCATGACCACCAATGTCTGGCTGACCCAG gAATGGGAAGATTATCGCCTCACCTGGAAGCCTGAGGAGTTCGACAACATGAAGAAGGTTCGGCTCCCTTCCAAGCACATCTGGCTGCCGGATGTGGTCCTATACAACAA CGCCGACGGCATGTACGAGGTGTCCTTCTATTCCAACGCCGTGGTCTCCTACGACGGCAGCATCTTCTGGCTGCCGCCCGCCATCTACAAGAGCGCCTGCAAGATCGAGGTGAAGCACTTCCCCTTCGACCAGCAGAACTGCACCATGAAGTTCCGCTCGTGGACCTACGACCGCACGGAGATCGACTTGGTGCTCAAGAGTGACGTGGCCAGCCTGGACGACTTCACGCCCAGTGGCGAGTGGGACATCGTGGCGCTGCCGGGCCGGCGCAACGAGAACCCGGACGACTCCACGTACGTGGACATCACGTACGACTTCATCATCCGGCGCAAGCCCCTCTTCTACACCATCAACCTCATCATCCCCTGCGTGCTCATCACCTCGCTGGCCATCCTCGTCTTCTACCTGCCGTCCGACTGCGGCGAGAAGATGACGCTGTGCATCTCCGTGCTGCTGGCGCTCACCGTCTTCCTGCTGCTCATCTCCAAGATCGTGCCGCCCACCTCGCTGGACGTGCCGCTGGTGGGCAAGTACCTCATGTTCACCATGGTGCTGGTCACCTTCTCCATCGTCACCAGCGTGTGCGTGCTCAACGTGCACCACCGCTCGCCCACCACGCACACCATGGCGCCCTGGGTCAAGGTCGTGTTCCTGGAGAAGCTGCCCGCGCTGCTCTTCATGCAGCAGCCGCGCCACCGCTGCGCCCGCCAGCGCCTGCGCCTGCGGCGGCGCCAGCGCGAGCGCGAGGCGGGCGCCCTCCTCTTCCGAGAAGCCCCCGGGGAGCCGGCGGGCCCGGCGCAGGGCTGCGGGCTCCGCGCGGCGGTGGACGGCGTGCGCTTCATCGCGGACCACGTGCGCAGCGAGGACGACGACCAGAGC GTGAGCGAGGACTGGAAGTACGTCGCCATGGTGATCGACCGTCTCTTCCTGTGGATCTTTGTCTTCGTCTGTGTTTCCGGCACCATCGGCATGTTCCTGCAGCCTCTCTTCCAGAACTTCTCCGCTGCCGCCTTCCTGCACGCGGACCGCTCGGCGCCCAGTTCCAAGTGA
- the UBE2Q1 gene encoding ubiquitin-conjugating enzyme E2 Q1 — protein sequence MQQPQPQGQQQPGPGQQLGGQGAAPGAGGGPGGGPGPGPCLRRELKLLESIFHRGHERFRIASACLDELSCEFLLAGAGGAGAGAAPGPHLPPRGSVPGDPVRIHCNITESYPAVPPIWSVESDDPNLAAVLERLVDIKKGNTLLLQHLKKIISDLCKLYNLPQHPDVEMLDQPLPAEQCTQEDVSSEDEDEEMPEDTEDLDHYEMKEEEPAEGKKPEDDGIGKENLAILEKIKKNQRQDYLNGAVSGSVQATDRLMKELRDIYRSQSFKGGNYAVELVNDSLYDWNVKLLKVDQDSALHNDLQILKEKEGADFILLNFSFKDNFPFDPPFVRVVSPVLSGGYVLGGGAICMELLTKQGWSSAYSIESVIMQISATLVKGKARVQFGANKSQYSLTRAQQSYKSLVQIHEKNGWYTPPKEDG from the exons ATGCAGCAGCCGCAGCCGCAGGGGCAGCAGCAGCCGGGGCCGGGGCAGCAGCTGGGGGGCCAGGGGGCGgcgccgggggccgggggcggccCGGGGGGGGGCCCGGGGCCGGGGCCCTGCCTGAGGCGGGAGCTGAAGCTGCTCGAGTCCATCTTCCACCGCGGCCACGAGCGCTTCCGCATTGCCAGCGCCTGCCTGGACGAGCTGAGCTGCGAGTTCCTGCTGGCCGGGGCCggaggggccggggcgggggccgcgCCCGGACCGCATCTGCCCCCGCGGGGGTCGGTGCCCGGGGATCCCGTCCGCATCCACTGCAACATCACG GAGTCCTACCCTGCTGTGCCCCCCATCTGGTCAGTGGAGTCCGATGACCCAAACTTGGCCGCTGTCTTGGAGAGGCTGGTGGACATAAAGAAAGGGAATACTCTG CTCCTGCAGCATCTGAAGAAGATCATCTCCGACCTGTGTAAGCTGTACAACCTCCCTCAGCACCCAGATGTGGAGATGCTGGACCAGCCCCTGCCGGCCGAGCAG TGCACACAGGAGGACGTGTCTTCGGAGGACGAAGACGAGGAGATGCCTGAG GACACGGAAGACCTAGACCACTATGAGATGAAAGAGGAGGAGCCGGCTGAGGGCAAGAAACCCGAAGACGACGGCATCGGCAAGGAAAACTTGGCCATACTAGAGAAGATCAAAAAGAACCAGAGGCAAGATTACCTGAAC GGGGCGGTGTCTGGCTCGGTGCAGGCCACTGACCGGCTGATGAAGGAGCTCAGGGATATCTACCGGTCACAGAGTTTCAAAGGCG GAAACTATGCAGTTGAACTCGTGAATGACAGTCTGTACGATTGGAACGTCAAACTCCTCAA AGTCGACCAGGACAGCGCTTTGCACAATGATCTCCAGATcctcaaagagaaagaaggagccGACTTCATTCTacttaacttttctttcaaa gACAACTTCCCCTTTGACCCGCCATTTGTCAGGGTCGTGTCCCCGGTCCTCTCCGGAGG GTACGTTCTGGGCGGAGGCGCCATCTGCATGGAACTTCTCACCAAGCAG GGCTGGAGCAGCGCCTACTCCATAGAGTCTGTGATCATGCAGATCAGTGCCACGCTGGTGAAGGGGAAGGCGCGAGTGCAGTTTGGAGCCAACAAA TCCCAGTACAGCCTGACGAGAGCACAGCAGTCCTACAAGTCCCTGGTGCAGATCCACGAGAAGAACG GCTGGTACACACCCCCGAAGGAAGATGGCTAA